The Primulina huaijiensis isolate GDHJ02 chromosome 9, ASM1229523v2, whole genome shotgun sequence genomic interval AAAGTGATATCCTGGGATGGCAATACATCTCCGGAAGTTTGCCTGATGGGCATGAAATAGAGCGAATGGATAGCCCACAGGTAAGATAGTTTCATATTTCATGCTACCAATCTATATCTCAAAGTTTATGTTGCTTATATATTTTAGTATCGTGGATTCATGGCTGTGATCTTAACATTAAGAAGTCTGCACAGGCTCATTCTATTAGTGGTCCACTTCAGCCACAGCGTAATGATGAAACACGTGTTTATTTCTTTGCCTGACAAGACTGGTTCTTCTTACTTTAGTTTGAAATTGCCAGTTTAAGAAAGTTGACTTGGGACTCGAGTGTGCAACAGAATGGGGAAAAAACTGGTTTTCAGTTGTATGTGCTTTGGTTCCTAGATTAGTTGTAATTCAATCTGGTTATATAAATGAAGAGAGCTCAGAACCTTGCAAGTTTTGGCTAATGAGTGAAGTGTCCAATTGTATTTATTGTTTTCAGGAACGGTtaagaaaacctgaaaattcAGGGTTTATTTGACGGATTTCAAGGCAATTATGAAACTTAACGTGTGTGTGGACATGATTACTGGCGTCAAAGCAACACTCTAGAAACTTCGGGATACTATCAGTCCTGTACTTTGTTTAGATTTGTATTGAGGGCGATCTGTATCATTGTTTTGTGATATCATGTTTACTATAAACTCTATCCAATGTTGAATATGGCAGGAATGTATGAGCAACTTTTAAGTCTGGACTTTCGGTATCAAAATTTAATGGGCGGTTAGAATGGCTAAAATTTTATTCTGCACTCAACAGAGTTCTTAGGCAACCTTCACATTCATTGGGTTCAGAGCATGACTTTAACTGGTTCTTTGGAAGCCCAATAATCTATGTACAGTTCTGAAAGCTGatctttaattttcttttgatttatGTTCCAGGTTCAGGGATTCAAGTTTGATCCAGATGGTGAATACGTTAGGCAGTGGTTACCAGAGTTAGCACGAATTCCAACCGAGTGGATTCATCATCCATGGGACGCTCCTCTTATCATACTCACGTCTGCTGGCGTAGACTTGGGGTCCAACTACCCTAATCCTATAGTTGATGTAGATTCGGCAAGGGTTGGGCTAACAGAAGCCATATCAATCATGCACAAGAACGAAGCAGCAGCTAACGCCAATGGAACAGACGAAGTGGTCTTTGATAACTCTGAGACCTACGCCAATTGGTCCATTCCTAACGTAGTTGTGAAGGGAAGGACTCCATTTTCAGCTATTTCATCTTACGATCAAAGGGTGCCGTCTATGCAGAATTCAAGAAGCAAGAAGAGACAGGAACGGGGTAAAGATGAAGGGAATTTGCATGGCAAAAGTGGAGTTGAAACCTCGAAAATGGACGACGATTTGTGCTCGACGGCTGAATCTTCTTCGAATAAAAAACGGCCAACAAGCAGTATTTATTCATTCTCTGTTCCCCAATGTTGTTCAACAGTATCAAAGGGCTCATCAGCGCAGGTTCAAGATTCCTCTGATCCCATGGACAGATGGCAAGAAGAAATCGACTCTGAAAAGAAGATGAATGAAAATGGTTGGACAAATCTTTAAACTGCCTTTTCGTTACTATAATTTATTGAATCGGGAAGTCTGTTAAATCTGGTATTTGTATGCAGGATCCACCCATTTGCATGCTTCAAGAGATTATGAGGAGGAAAGATCATTGAATTGATCCAATGAGAGGTTTTTGTTATGTGGTATGTATTGCTTCTCTTGTAAATTAGCGTTTCACTCCTAAATAATAACACACGTTTTTGTACATGCTCTTTAGAagatggtatatatatatatatatatgagttttgatatgttgcatATTTATCGTCTACATTTATTTGAGCACCGATGATGTTTGAGCACCGATGATGTGTCACTCGTCTATTGGATGTGATGACCTGTAAGAAGCACAATTTTTCTATGTTTCATCACGTTCAAGTAAAACATCATCGATGTTCACACGAgttgcacacctaccgtgcataCTCATGTGAACATTGATAATATGTTATACACCTATTAGACGGGCGGTTATGTTGAGAACATAATAAAGAAATTgagaatattattattattattattaataaattgcAACATCAAGTCAAATAAACTCTTATAATAACGTCAAATaagatttttgtaatttaattgtCATCATAATAgatctttaaaataaatcatcataataaataatcgAAATAAATCTTGGGTTTTTGAAATTATATCTATTTTCCTTAAATAttatatcatttatttattttgcaaGATCATTTTTAATATACTATTTACCGGTTTCAATAATTTATTCCATAATTGAAtagtaataaaatattattaatgaaATTTCAGAATAGTGTTAAAAACATtaagagtaggtttcttgtgagacggtttcacgaatctttatctgtgagacgggtcaatcctactgatattcacaatcaaaataatactattagcataaaaaataatattttttcatgaatgacccaaataagatatccgtctcacaaaatacgacccgtaagatcGTCTCATACAATTTTTTACCAAACATTGAACATGTCTCGTGATATTTAAGCTACATGCTTCTAAGTTCTAAGATAAATAAGTAATGAGAGAAATGGATAATAAGTAGATAGACTTTTCCCCGAAAATCTGTATATTGGAAATGGAATGTAAATACATGGACataattaagaattttttttatataacgtatataaaatttaattaagaatttttttatataacgtatataaattttatatacgaAAATATTGCACAATTAATTGTAGGAGAAAAGtaaattactaattaatttTAAGTTGAACCGGATTGGAGTCATCATGtggatttataatttatttgactcaATAATTTCGAAGTTTTAAACTTTGTGAGAGATTGTTGAAAACTAAATTtaggaaaatataaattttaaaataatattttttgctttatattttcatttttcttattttgttgGTTATTCTACTACATTGCAATACACAAACAACTGCTATTCTTCCTTATTTAAAAACCAAATTAGTTATCATTTTTCCTCTATTTAACATACAAAAGTATTATTTCTAATATAATTTCCAATAAAACTATATTAATACTaaatggaaatttttttaaaccttTGTTAtcaatatgttatttaatttcatatgtataatataataatacacTTATATTATTGAGGATGGGTAACTCTttctattaataaaaaaaataaaaaatatttgattattaaaatcCAAATTAAAGTTGATATATTAAGGCCCATTGATATCTCGTTTATATTTATATGGAATATAATGGTAAACATGTATGTTGATAATCTAAAATCTTTATcctttactaatttttatggtagaaatagaatatatttttgtattattttattattatattattaaggtaaaatataaaatatcaatcattatattattactaTAACCTATCAATCTTGTCATTATACGAATTTGAGATTCCCGAAGAGCGTGTTCGGGTTGGTTTCGTCCGAAGTCAAGGATTTGTTGAGAAACCTCCGGCACTACACATTTGTCCACAAGCTCACACGTTTCTTGCAGTGCCCGACATGACCAAGAACCCAGGGGCCAGGTGAAGTAAAAACCAACAGTAGCACATAATGAGCCCATTGCCACAGGTGATGATTATACAGTGAAAACTCATAAAACCATTTTATGTCAGCAAGAGAACACTTTACATTATACAGAGACAGATTTAGACAGGGTGTTTCGACGTCTCGGTATTTACCTTTTGCGGCATGCATGAATGCATCACAAAAGATCCAACTCCCCCAATAGATTGGGAAATTAATTATTACAGTCCTCCCAGTTTTCTTCTGGTGAGATATCTTCTACGCGTAACTTTGGTCTGCTATCACCCAGGTGAAAGCGACGGTCAAAGTAGAAGACAATGTTTGTCTCCTATCAGCGCCATATACTAAACTTACATGTGTTTTTTTAGGGAAATCAATTTCATCCTATTTTTCTACCAAGGAATGACTGCAAACATAAAATGAAACTGGAATTAATATTGTTGCTTTGGTCGGAAAAGGGGAGATATACTTTCCTGAATACAACAACAACACACACCATTAGAGGGGTAACAGTCTATTATAGTTCAGGAGGTTAGATTAACTCCAGAAATTGTTTATATGTCGATCTCAATGTATGTGTGTTTCATGATTCCACATTAATTTGCAGTATAGAAACATCCAACACCATACAGGAGTAAATGAAAGCAAAACAAGATATGCACAGAACGAGTGAAATGAATAGTGAAATTCTCGAAAGGAAACTATGACAACATTGATTTAGGCATAAACTACATGATATCAAAGCTCGAAGAGATGATAAAGAATAaaaatggattttcagaattaactaaaacaaaattaattaaataagtagGTATATGGTATATTTAGGTGCATCAATAGGTTCAGCATAACGTGTGAAACTACTGTATCAGGTATCAAGAAGAATTAATATTGTACCTTCATTTTTGGTTGCAGAGTGGCCGGCTTAGTTGTAGTTGTACTCCCAAATCCAAACTTAGACTTCTGCTCAGCCGGCTTTAATATTTGGAAAGAGCACATCAGAGTCTCGTCAACACTCATCATTGCTCCAGCATTGTCAAATTCTCCACAGTAATTAGGTGCCGAGAATATTGTAACGAGTTGTCTATCAGCAAAGAACTCGTATCCATCCTCAACTACCTGCGATAATTCTGATGACCAATCGATAACCAGATTTCCGTATtcttatcaataaaaaaataaggtaATAACGTAAGTCCAAACCTGGTGGGCACGACAAATAAGATCAAGATCATGCTTTTGAAGAAATTCTGTCACCTCATCTACACCAAAGGTATATGACACTCCCCTATCATTCATACCCCATCCCCGGACTTCTTTACTCGGATCGGACCAGAGAAGATCGCATAATAAACCAGTTTCAGGTACATCAGTAGGACGATGTAGATTTCTAACTTGCTCCAAATCTTGGAGATCAGGAGAAAGTCCTCCATGCATGCACAAAATCTTTTCATCTATTAGAGCCGCAACAGGTAGACAGTTAAAACAATCTGTGAATATTTTCCACAGTCGTACATTGAATCTTCTTTTGCACTCGTCATAAAATCCATACATACGATTGACCGACGCACATTCATGGTTGCCCCTTAGCAAGAAGAAATTTTCAGGATACTTTATTTTATAGGCGAGTAGAAGGCAAATTGTTTCTAAACCTTGCTTCCCACGATCTACATAATCCCCCAAGAATAAGTAATTAGATTTTGGCGGCAACCCCCCATATTCGAAGAGTCTTAGAAGATCAGAATATTGACCGTGAATGTCCCctgtaaaatatgttattaGAATAAGCAAGACCGAAAAAAAATAACAGCTTGATAGAAAATAGATTAAACATAACCTTGAATTAATCAACAATTATCATCCATAAAACTGGATTGAGGGAAAAAACGAGGCAAGAGGTGCATGGGCTTGACTTCTACGTGGAAAACCAAGAAATGACGACACACACAGAACGAGACAAAAACTACCACATTGACTTCTACCACATGAACACATGAGAATCTTTTAAACAAGCAATCAACCCAAGCAAGTATTAAAGTAAGCAGGCATTCAATACTAAGTGCACTCGACCTGAAACTCAATTATGGACAACTAATCAGTGAGGAATACATGCTCGGTAAGAATACTCTGGCAGCATGTACCTATTGGACTAAAATGATTAACTAAATAAAGTACCAATCACAAACACAATTTTCCACGCTACAGAAGATAACAGGGAACGTGGGGGATTTATCTAGAAGTATCCCGGGGTTCTTTTCCCTGAACTGTTCCAACATGAGAATATGAGGATGGAACAGTAACAGAATTTCCAAAACCACAGGAACATACTCAGAAAAGAAGTAAAACGGCAAAACATTTGTACATTTACATTGAAACACAAACAGCACCACTTCAACACACCATTCATCTAATAAGTGACGagaattttgagttttgataaatatttatttattctttaaaattttgatagacaaaataatatatggttATCTAAATATCTTTTTATTCGTTTCACTCATCCAAGAAATCGAATGAAATTGTAAAGATTTCAATTTGACGATAAAATATTGTTAACCTCCTTTGAGCTTTATCTCAAATGatgtaaacatttttttatataataattttttataataaaatttaaatgtattcATTAcattatcaataattttaagtaattATTCAAACGCTCATATTTACAAAACTTAATCATTATTTGAAGTCTTGCATTACCCGAGTAAAATACCagttattaaattatttgaagTCAAATCTCTAGAATTCCACAAATATGTTTAAAACAACAAGCAGACAGTATAGTAGTTATTACCA includes:
- the LOC140985282 gene encoding serine/threonine-protein phosphatase PP1-like isoform X2 — its product is MNSTVLDDIINRLLEVKGKPGKQVQLSESEIKHLCLQSKEIFLKQPNLLDLEAPIKICGDIHGQYSDLLRLFEYGGLPPKSNYLFLGDYVDRGKQGLETICLLLAYKIKYPENFFLLRGNHECASVNRMYGFYDECKRRFNVRLWKIFTDCFNCLPVAALIDEKILCMHGGLSPDLQDLEQVRNLHRPTDVPETGLLCDLLWSDPSKEVRGWGMNDRGVSYTFGVDEVTEFLQKHDLDLICRAHQVVEDGYEFFADRQLVTIFSAPNYCGEFDNAGAMMSVDETLMCSFQILKPAEQKSKFGFGSTTTTKPATLQPKMKSFLGRKIG
- the LOC140985282 gene encoding serine/threonine-protein phosphatase PP1-like isoform X1, which produces MNSTVLDDIINRLLEVKGKPGKQVQLSESEIKHLCLQSKEIFLKQPNLLDLEAPIKICGDIHGQYSDLLRLFEYGGLPPKSNYLFLGDYVDRGKQGLETICLLLAYKIKYPENFFLLRGNHECASVNRMYGFYDECKRRFNVRLWKIFTDCFNCLPVAALIDEKILCMHGGLSPDLQDLEQVRNLHRPTDVPETGLLCDLLWSDPSKEVRGWGMNDRGVSYTFGVDEVTEFLQKHDLDLICRAHQVVEDGYEFFADRQLVTIFSAPNYCGEFDNAGAMMSVDETLMCSFQILKPAEQKSKFGFGSTTTTKPATLQPKMKESISPLFRPKQQY